The DNA segment CCCATTTGCCaatgttttagaaacaaaagtcGTGGTTTTTTACGATTAACTGATAAAGACAATTTTCATGATCAACACCTTTTAAAATAGTTGAGTATAAAATAAAACGTCCCTTTTTCGATTGCCAATTAAGACGAgagataatgtaaaaaaatttgagcctcaccatgagaaaaccaacatagtgtggttcgcttttcaaagcctattgcaattagagaaacagttcgcgaacagcggatgcgcaggctggtctggatccatgctggtcgcaaatgcactatgctggttttctcatggtgcggctcatttaatgatCTGAAGTAAGTCTGAAGTTAAGACGAAGGTGGCATACTAGTATGTTaccaattttcaaacaattttatctCATGGCATATAAACAAAGCAAGTTTACAATATACCAAGAATTATAACACTTCCATGCTTCTTACAGACTTTATTATTTAGTTAAAGTCATAAGAAGTGAccttatatattttaataaaattctttcagcattatagTTCTCTTTTCTTTCATTAATGTTTACCAAGATATATTATTGTCATTTAAAACCCAAGCAAAAgaggttttattttgtttgatcagACATTTTTAATTTCACAGCAATTTAATATTACACGGTTCAAAATAAGTTGCAGTTCAGgaatatacataccttcaaaataaaaattgCTTACTGATCCAACATTATCGTTAACAACACTCCGACAAACATAGACTTATCCGATACCCACAGAAAACGCCAAGCAGATAGAATGCGCAGTGTTGTTCAACGGAAAAACAAAGTGGCCGACATAATCGGATGTATCATTCATTCAAGACACTCCATTTACTTTTTAGGaactataaaagtaaaaataacaaCAGTAAAGTCCTTTGAAGTGATCAATGGGgtcttttcaaataaaattatgttcttgGACTGCACAGTTGATCAACAGCTGTTATCCTTGGCGTTCCAGCACTGGCAATTTAAAAGGTGATTGTATGATCATACTCGgatttaattttttaatggaaGAGCTGTCCTCTAGATTTCGAAATTAATACATGCTTTACGCTTTTGAAAAGGCAATGCTAGTTTAGCAAATGAATGCCTTAGACCCCCATATTAATTATTAATGCTTAAATAGTGTCTGGAAACAACATTCCAAActaaaaatgcaacaaaaaacaCTGTAGCGTCTGATTATATCTACTGATAGCGTAAGTATTGAAGTGTGATGTAGTTCAGTTTTACAGTTGTATGTTTCTTGGAAGTACAAGGCACCCGTGCTTCATTCATGCACTCTATCACTTTGTACGTGATATTGCATATTTGATAGATGCATAAAAACAGATATACATTCTTGCAATGTGTATTTTTCGGTGCGTAAATGAAGAACTATGTTTTTTCATGTGAATGTCAGTTTGTTGATGATTTAGCTTGCGGTGTGTGCCCCTCGTATGTTGATGACTTAGCTTGCGGTGTGTGCCTCTCTTTTGTTGATGATTTAGCTTGCGGTGTGTGCCTCTCGTAGCTTTTGTATTACGCTGTGTTCATTCTTATCTGATTCAGTCTGTTACTTTAAGGTCTCAATTAACTCTTACATCCAATACATATAGTTTTACcctatcgtttatcaaatatagagtgtaattttatgtttggtTGAACAGTAATCTGAGATCATTGTTGCCATTGCCCttaaatatattaatgaaatgcagataaataaaatattgaaatccaaCAGGTTACCCATATGCCATAAAAGTAAAAGGCTGACcgtttttatgtttatttagtatATGTGTGTATGGGgaatgtcgttttttttttttatttactggtGTCTCTTTCAGTTTTATCATCTTGATATTTGAAGTAACACTTACAGATCATAGATTTAAGAATGAAAAAAGTCTATATGtgtgtttcttttcaaatatgtGATAACAATACTCTGCTCAcgaaataaattttcaaatggaACTATTTCGGTCTCATTTGAAAAcctgttttattacatttaacttttttcaaaaatactgcAAATGTGTTTTGGAACTATAAAATCTTTActgatttttaaagatgtcttcTCCGTGCTAGTGTCTATGTGTGTATGCAACTGTAGGGAACAAAAGATATTGGTCCCGTTTAACGAAGcctgttaataaaatctgtaaaaagatcctttagaagcaaagaatgcaaccaagaagaataatagcagactcggtttgattgcgtctgttcatgagaggtaatgaaatgtgcaacatcacTCACGCCCCCTAAGACAAGGTTAGAACCTGTAAGTTGTTTCGCAAAACCCAGTTTTGACTATTCAGCCAAGATATGAGTTAACGTTGAATTAAGTACAACGCTGTTGCATAGTTGAACGTTCCATGGCAATATTCTTTAGGTAAATAGTGTGGGATACCCCTGAATATAATGCAATGATGGAGAATTATGAACGCTTCGAAAGAGATCCCTACTGATATCAGAGAGACGCTGTATAGTCGTTACAAATACTAGCAATGGATAGCATcttctgtttttcaaatattttatcttcagCTGCCTTCGTAAGATTAATATGCAACTGTTGTAACAGTAATAACATGTAATTAGCCTATTGTAGTAAATATGTCACACATGACGTACGCTCATGTTTGACTAAAATCTAACCTTTTTGTTTATAGTTTTCAGCTGAAGAGCtgcgaaatattttgatttgcatTGTCATATAGAACTGAAATTAGTATGTTTTTGCACTTCTTTGGTGGAATGGCGCCAAATAGGAACGCAATACATGTATTCGTTACGTTGTTTGCTTtaactttttctacccatttacCCCTTGTAACTAGAAACTTGTATGGTTACAATAGAGAGATACTCCACTTACTTTAAAGAATGTTACAACGAGAACTAAACAGCAAAGTGGGTACAATTTATTTGATTGTAAACATTGAAAATGAACTGTAGAGTTcctaaatattttgaatgtttcgtaataatttcacgatttcttgaatatattgttttatgttctAATAGCTTCACAaggattatacatgtattatatgttTCGTACACGTGACGTAAGACCCTAATATTAACAATTAGTACGCTAGGAGCATCAAATATGCCATCCCAGCTTACATGATAAAAGCAGAAGCACTAGCAAATTTGACATTTTCGGTTGACGTCTGCTGGACTTGAGACAATGAACTATGTCAAGACTTAAAAATTGACTTTCGTAACGGGATATGCTCGCGTGACTGCATTTTTCAACTTTTCACAAAAGGAAATTTGATTTTGACAATGCGCACAATGTCCGATGCGCTGTGTAATTGTTGTCATTTCTTAGTATCTAACTTATAATAATcgtgccgtgggaaaaccaacatagtgggtttgcgaccagtatggatcctgaccagcctgcgcatccgcgcagtctggtcaggatccatgctgttcgctaatggtttctctaattgcaataggctttgaaagcgaatagcatggatcctgaccagactgcgcggatgcgcaggctggtctggatccatgctggtcgcaaacccactatgttggttttcttatgtcACGGCTCATATGGTTTGTTCTCAGTTACGTAAACACAAAAAAGTCTGAATATTTTGCTCCTGAATCGACATCTTTGTCTATTTTATTAAAGTAATGGATCAGTATCATTTTCTTCGTATCTCTCTGCTGATGGTTTCCTCTGGAAAGTAACCAGCTATTGGtgagaaataaaaacaagtaCAGATAAAATTGTcagtgtttcttttgtttttttttacaatagttgATGCCAATAAGTCTCTGCAATGCAAGcttgcaaagaaaaaaaagaatgtaatTAGCTGTAGCATATTCCTGGCTCTGCACGAAACTCGCGGGTATGATATGCTGTTCAGGCAGGCATTATTGTCTGatctgaataaaatattttatgtcttaCGAAGACATTAACTACCGGTAAGaatgtcaaaatgttttgaaagtactaataatttagttcttttttattctttttgaaagATATTATACTTTGGTGTCCGATTTTTTAGTTTTATGGTTGTACATATTTTGTGGTTTACGGAcgtcatgttgtttttttaaagagaaTTATGTATGATCATTTACAGAAtgcaaatttttaatgtttgtcaCCTATGATTGATTTTGCTTTCACACAGTGTAAATTATAATTGTGATTATTTTAACCCATGTTGTGAAATGGCAAGAACTAAGGACTTTATTCGATTACAGTagatttaataaatctttaaaattagGTCGTAATACGATTAAGTTTGAAAATACATTTAGACAAAATTCATATGGATATTAAATTGATTGTGCATTTTCAAATCGACGCTAATTATATATCATCGTTTAAATCGATATCTTGGTTGGAATACGCTGTATACATTGCATATAATCCATAAACAATTTTCAACTTCTGTCCTGATTGTTCTATCATAATATCAACATGTTTCAATCTTAATGGTCTGTGCCTTGTGTACCTCATACTTCATATGTGTTTTTGTCGTGTTTCTCTAAACAGTGGTTCTAAAACAGGATTCAGGCATTTTATCTATAGGTGACATTTTCGTGTGGTTGGattcaataaagatttttttctcttcAAAATTTCTCCTCCCATAATGTTGTTTTACGTCTTATCTGAGAGCAACAAATGACACCttaaattcaataaataatgtgTAAAATTAAGTAAATTACATTCTTTCTAAAGGTAAATTCCTGCCGATGCACATCACACATATCACACTAGTGGAAATTTTCACACACGCCATGCACACGCAATTGcacacacactctctctctctgtctctgtctgtctgtctctctctctctctctctctctctctctctctctgtgtgtgcttgtgtgtgtgcgtgtttaaTCAACTTCCTTTAACAAACACTCGCCATTATTAAAATTGGTATCCTTGAATCTATGCGTTTGTTATATTAACATTTAAAGTCCGATTCACTGTAAGTATTGAATGATAAATGACATCAGCTAGATTGAAACTAGATATATATACTACATTATCTGATATTCATATGTAAACACGCGATTTAATGGAaggtaaaataatttatcaacgTAATAACTTTGTTAAATCGACAGTCGTTAGATAGTGTAATAATTTTCTTGCCTTCACTCCAAAAATATCCTTTACTGCCAGGTTGCATTCAATAAGAGCAATCCTTTATTAAGACTAATCACCGATGCGTGTTTGAAGAtaaattactttactttaaaaaatggtAAGCGACATAAACGACTGTGTTTTATTCGTATGTTATTCATAATCTGCAGTCAATAGCTGCTAGTGATCAACACCTAAGGTGCAACATGCACATCTCGCGTTATAAATTGTGAACATATGATTATTTTATCACGGCAAGCCATGACAGAATTGGACGCCAGGAGAATTTACATGGAAGGTTTCTAGTTATAATACAACGTTCTTAAACTCAAATCGGTGTTTAGTTAAGTTATGTCTTTTCAAAAAAAGGGATATTATCTTTTTCCAACATGAATGACTTAATGcattttattaataatatgtCACGTGCTACATCATTATTGACATACAAGTTGCTTCTTGTCGTTTGTATTCTTGGAATAATATTTGGTAAATCTGCCTCTTCTAACGCTAGGTGCCAGTTGCAAAATGGCAAATGCACTTATAATATCAACCTAAATCAGGTGGGTTCGTGTTCCAAGTCGACGAAAAATTTGGAAGAATTTTACTTTAACTCTAAGCCTGAAGAAATCCGTCTTCCGGCTGATGAAAAGATGACTAAAATGCAAAAGGATTTTGACGTTGTGAGGTCCGATCATGAAAACAGAATTAAAGAACTTGAAAATTCTATAcagaaagtgttgagaaatgcaaTTTCGTCGGCACCAGTTGAGTACTCAGTAAACCGGGTACGTTTGGATACAACTTCCCGACATGTTAACGCGATTGGAACTAGGTCACCAAATCAAGAAGGGTCGGGAAATACTCTACTTCTAAAATTACAGAATCAATTTAACACTTTACGGACATCGCTAAGTCAAAGGACAGCAGATTTATTGGAAGCTAGAAACAAGATAAACGAAACAACAGATTTGTTACAAGCTGCACAAAAACAATCATTTGAATCGAATTCAAAACTAGTTAGTCTAGAAACGAAATCAGCGGTTCTAGAACGTGAGAGCAGAAttcttaaaaataaagtaaaagacAAAACGGAACGTTTGGAGTATGCAAACGAGAAATTAAATGCAACTGAAACTAAATTAATCACTATTGAAAATCAATTATATGATGTTGTGCGGTCTGAAGCAACGTTAAAGGAAGAATTAGAAACAGTTAAACATTTGCTTCGAGAAACACAACTGAAGTTACAGGATTTACAAAAGAATCATACGGAATTACAAGCGAAATATAAAAAAGCGATGGTGACTTTGAAGATAAGGGAAGAAGAACTTATGGAATGTTACACAGGTAGGCTTACTCTACTGCAAACTTTGCTTGGTTTTAAGTTTAGTAGTATCTGCCATGATACCAATCGTCATATACCTTCTACAACACAAAATGACATCGCGGGCAAGATCTTGAATGATGGCTGTCAATTCGCAAATCTGACCAAATATCCGTActgtattgaaatatatcaaaactaTGAGACCAATAgtgatttatatataaaaaacgaAATTGAGCAggattttatataatttcattgcTGAAACTTAATTCGAAATATTATTATACCGCATATAAATAGTAATAAGTTTTCACAGATTGTTTCATGAACTAAAAAGTGttcaacaaaaattatataaatttacaataattACATAGTTATTTTACTCTAACCTGACAAGCTTGTCAAGTAGCGGGAGTGTCTGAAATGAAATTAGGAGCTGACGATACGAATAAGTATTGAACCAAGCGATAATATGCAAAAGAAACAAACTTGAAAATtagaaattttcacattttggCATTGCTTTGCCTGAAATAAATGTTTAGTTTCATTGTGATTTATCACCTTTtcccgtcgttcatatgactgaaaaattgttgagaatggcccgaacacacacacacacacacacacattgtcACTTTTTCATTGCGGAAAATGAAATGGAAGAACATATCGTTCTTGTCTATAGGTTTAATTTCAATCTATGTCCTTGGTCAAAAGTGGACAACAAAAGTAAATACATCTTCTGTTTCTATACTGATTAAGTGTTACATGACTGGAACATAGCGGTCAATCGTTTAACGAAGATTTACTTCTGATTTGTTTGATAATTCCGATCTGAAAATCTTCTTTAATACTTGCTATCCTAATTGAACCTGCTTTGGTAATGTAACTTTGATGTGTTATCACGTTTTACCAAGTGCAGTGGTGTACATATAAGGACATActaaaaattttttgtaaatcCTATCAGATTAATAGCTTCAGattgaatgaaaaaaatgtatttgtaaggCACAGGTATCAAAACTCAAACAACTACAGTCAATACAAAGTTATTAATATGTATCAAGATACAACTACTGAGGAATGATATTTTAGATAACCAGGAGTATAAGGAGACCTTTCCTCACTGATTTGTTTAAATAAGATTTGGTTTATTTAAAAGTTCTATGAACATGCAATATGTTAAAAGATTTTTTGTTATTCAAAAACATCGGGTAGATAAGAAGTTAATTTTTAAGGTATTAACTTTTCACTTGTTTGGCCTGTTTTGTTTAGGAGGCAGTAAATGTTTCAGAGTAGTGAAAAGCTTGGAATATGATTATcttgattaagaaataatttatagcaaaagaatgttttaacactatttatgcacgatgggcggttatacatcgggcgtaataatttcacgaggacgcAGCCAGAGTGAAATCATTTGTACAACGTATTACCACTTGAGtgcataaatagttttaaaacacggttttgctattaTGCCCTCAATCTAAACCAGTagattgagccgcaccatgaaaaaaccaacatagtgcgtttgcgaccagcatggatccagatcagatTGCGCTGATCAAAGTTAATTTATTGTTATAAAGCTTTGAATGGAGAgatgattgttttgttttataatttaaattatgCCAAGAATTACAGTTTATTACTATAATTTTGtagatgaaaatataatttacactCCATCTTAATTACGTACGTGTTGAAGCATTTagtaagtataaaatatatgtacatgacCTTACTTATTATAAGGTACAAATtctaaataaaattcataaacacATCAATACCAGATGTAGAGATGTAACACTTAAAAACCATcgtcttgtttaaaatatttaaatcaaaactGGAAAGACAAAGTAACTTGTTTAATTGTCTTTTGTTTAAGGAACTCGGCGTAGCTAAATTCTTATCGAAATAACTATTAGTGTGTTTGTTAACTTGAATACTTGAGTTGTCACTGCTTCAAAATGATCAGATTAAAAGTCATTCTTTTCAACACCTCTGTTGCTTTTTTGTCCGAAGACGACAACTATCAGAAAATACTTGACAGGCAAGTTGAGTCTGGGACAAGTGTGTGATTAGTTACATGTCCcccagttttcaaaaagaacaaCAGCCGTCTAAGGCGGTGACTATTTATGTTTCGTTTAATACGCATATAGTTCCCCAGAAACAGACATTTCACATTGAtgtttcggcgatatatgacaattttgtgtcgattcgccgtaaaacccaaactTACTTCATATTGATGTTATTataataatgcatttatttttatttgtatcttGTAGATTGGAGTATTAAgagtttatttttgaaatcagAGATATAAGTTACCCTACGACATCAAGCAAATAATATCATcctattcaattacatttttttctttgtgatGGAGCAGTTATCTTTGTGATGGAGCAGTTATCTTTGTGATGGAGTAGTTATCGATATCgttgttattagtcccctactggttgaaaaccagtttcggggactataggaatgcacttttccgtcattccgtccgtccgtctgtccgtccgtccgtccgtccgcaatttcgtgtccggtccataactctgtcatccatgaagggattttaatattacttggcccaaatgttccccatgatgagacgacgtgtcttgcgcaaacccgACCcctgctcaaaggtcaaggtcacaatggaggtcaaaggtcaacagggtttttttcctgtccggtccacaactctcccatcctgaagggattttagtattacttggcacaaatgttccccaaagAGAGAGATGTGTCATGGGGcccaaatcccggacccctagctcaaaggtcaaggtcacaattggggggtcaaaggtcaaacagggctttttttcctgtccggtccataactctcccatccatgaagagattttaatatttacttggcacaaatgttccccatgaggggacgacgtgtcgtgcgcaaaacctggcccctagcttaaaggtcaaggtcacaattggaggtcaaggcccaacaaggcttttttcctgtccggtccataactctcccagctatgaagggattttaatattacttggccaaatgtacctcataataaacatgtgtcatgcacaaatttttagacccctagctcaaaggtcaaggtcacactagcagtcaaatgttaacaaagCATGAACAGGGtcgtttcgtgtccggtccataactctgacattcattaagggatttaattcacttagcacaagtgttccccatgatgagacgacgtgtcatgcgcaaatcccggaccctagctcaaaggtcaaggtcacaattgggggtcaaaggtcaacagagtttttttcctgtcccgtccataacttgCCATCCCTGAAGGGATTTAatttttacttggcacaaatgtttcccatgatttagacaacatgtcgtgcgcaacacccggtaccctagcttaaaggtcaaggtcacaaatttgagatcaaaggtcaagggatttttttcctgtccggtcataactttgtcatgcaaagcaggatttagatatcagttggcacaaatattcccccgGATGAGACAACAtgcatgcgcaagaaccaggtccctaggtctaaggtcaaggtcatatttagagggcaaaggtcaaattcaagaatgaaatttttacggaacatttcttcttcatgcagagggattttgatgtaacttgggccaaatgttcaccaccatgaggcaccttgttttagaattacgtcctttgttgttactaaat comes from the Mercenaria mercenaria strain notata chromosome 9, MADL_Memer_1, whole genome shotgun sequence genome and includes:
- the LOC123546718 gene encoding uncharacterized protein LOC123546718 isoform X1, coding for MNDLMHFINNMSRATSLLTYKLLLVVCILGIIFGKSASSNARCQLQNGKCTYNINLNQVGSCSKSTKNLEEFYFNSKPEEIRLPADEKMTKMQKDFDVVRSDHENRIKELENSIQKVLRNAISSAPVEYSVNRVRLDTTSRHVNAIGTRSPNQEGSGNTLLLKLQNQFNTLRTSLSQRTADLLEARNKINETTDLLQAAQKQSFESNSKLVSLETKSAVLERESRILKNKVKDKTERLEYANEKLNATETKLITIENQLYDVVRSEATLKEELETVKHLLRETQLKLQDLQKNHTELQAKYKKAMVTLKIREEELMECYTAKTQTFCGFEDPDLCGFTQENVTDDFDWERIQGRTPSANTGADNDHTCKDRNGHYMYIEASGKSKGQTAKMYTPKYRGLNPQCIEFFYHMHGRTTGTFTVYSKLLTSDEFRAVWRVFGNQGNLWIKAGISVDEETARSGYQLIFEAKTETGYEGDISMDDFRIRDGLCALDAASLEIKPEPLPQQERSYLLNEQIERYRKILRRRQRMRNERDRSSGQ